In a genomic window of Halorussus salilacus:
- a CDS encoding outer membrane protein assembly factor BamB family protein translates to MRTRTALALVGVVLALGGVAAYGATQLGGGTLSERWVSDTARDMQGNHHAPAVAEIDGETRVYAPVSGRADTDECGLVALDAGDGSTRWTHPVPPENCTVHAVADPAVADLGGDGDRAVFAATTENVVSGFDPATGDEEFRHELSSYGYTRPIVADFAPGEGEEIVVADVQGELFVVHENGTTAWSRELGMTWANPALADFDGDGGEELVVGSAPAEGGAVTVLDGEGETVWERSTDHGVAWLTAGEVDGDPLAVAATTRGEVVAYEGDGNRTWRHDFGDYAAVNAVGDGDDDGTPEVYAVAKDGVLRSVDAESGDIEWETTLTNADVQMMPPPALGDLDGDGSPELLAVGNDGSVSVVAPDSGEVLATYERDVPIYKYPTLADIDDDGSDEAVVMYGDGRVAALDYSE, encoded by the coding sequence ATGCGGACCCGGACTGCCCTCGCGCTCGTGGGCGTCGTCCTCGCGCTCGGGGGCGTGGCGGCCTACGGCGCGACCCAGCTTGGCGGCGGCACGCTCAGCGAGCGGTGGGTCAGCGACACCGCCCGCGACATGCAGGGCAATCACCACGCGCCAGCGGTGGCCGAAATCGACGGCGAGACGCGCGTCTACGCGCCGGTCAGCGGCAGGGCCGACACCGACGAGTGCGGACTGGTCGCGCTCGACGCCGGGGACGGGTCGACCCGGTGGACCCACCCCGTCCCGCCCGAGAACTGTACCGTCCACGCGGTCGCCGACCCCGCGGTCGCCGACCTCGGCGGCGACGGCGACCGGGCGGTGTTCGCCGCGACCACCGAGAACGTCGTCTCGGGGTTCGACCCCGCGACCGGCGACGAGGAGTTCCGCCACGAACTCAGTTCCTACGGGTACACCCGGCCCATCGTCGCCGACTTCGCACCCGGCGAGGGCGAGGAGATAGTCGTCGCCGACGTGCAGGGCGAACTGTTCGTGGTCCACGAAAACGGCACGACGGCGTGGTCCCGAGAGCTGGGGATGACGTGGGCCAACCCCGCGCTCGCCGACTTCGACGGCGACGGCGGCGAGGAACTGGTCGTTGGGTCTGCACCCGCGGAGGGCGGCGCGGTCACGGTCCTCGACGGCGAGGGAGAGACGGTCTGGGAACGCTCCACCGACCACGGGGTCGCGTGGCTGACCGCGGGCGAAGTCGACGGCGACCCGCTCGCGGTCGCGGCGACGACCCGCGGCGAAGTCGTCGCCTACGAGGGCGACGGCAACCGGACGTGGCGACACGACTTCGGGGACTACGCCGCGGTCAACGCCGTCGGCGACGGCGACGACGACGGGACGCCGGAGGTGTACGCGGTCGCCAAGGACGGCGTCCTGCGGTCCGTCGACGCCGAATCGGGCGATATCGAGTGGGAGACCACGCTGACGAACGCCGACGTGCAGATGATGCCCCCGCCCGCGCTCGGCGACCTCGACGGCGACGGCTCGCCCGAACTCCTCGCGGTCGGAAACGACGGCAGCGTCTCGGTCGTCGCGCCCGACTCGGGGGAGGTGCTGGCGACCTACGAGCGCGACGTTCCCATCTACAAGTACCCGACGCTCGCCGATATCGACGACGACGGGAGCGACGAGGCGGTCGTGATGTACGGCGACGGCCGGGTCGCGGCGCTCGACTACTCGGAGTGA
- a CDS encoding 20S proteasome subunit A/B has product MATILGIEVDGGAVIAGDRLLAEGGTVRSENERRVFDFGDLGAAAVGDSGDVDEFERRLESEVRDHETQHGDPMTLTRFASLASDIAGELGVEAVVVGRDDREVARVRAIGADGGVLTDPTVALGSGAQVAAGILDGADRAVSLDAGERLAREVLDTVAERDTGTGGEVDAFALGDDADRLG; this is encoded by the coding sequence ATGGCAACGATTCTCGGCATCGAAGTGGACGGCGGAGCCGTCATCGCGGGCGACCGACTCCTCGCCGAGGGCGGCACCGTCAGGAGCGAGAACGAGCGCCGCGTCTTCGACTTCGGGGACCTCGGCGCGGCCGCCGTCGGCGACTCGGGCGACGTGGACGAGTTCGAGCGTCGGCTCGAATCCGAGGTACGGGACCACGAGACCCAGCACGGCGACCCGATGACGCTCACCCGGTTCGCCAGCCTCGCGTCCGATATCGCCGGAGAGCTCGGCGTCGAGGCCGTCGTGGTCGGCCGCGACGACCGCGAGGTCGCCCGGGTCCGGGCCATCGGGGCCGACGGTGGGGTCCTGACGGACCCGACCGTCGCGCTCGGGAGCGGCGCGCAGGTCGCCGCGGGCATCCTCGACGGGGCCGACCGCGCCGTGAGCCTCGACGCGGGCGAGCGGTTGGCCCGCGAGGTCCTCGACACCGTCGCCGAGCGCGACACCGGGACCGGCGGCGAGGTCGACGCGTTCGCGCTCGGCGACGACGCCGACCGCCTCGGGTAG
- a CDS encoding SelT/SelW/SelH family protein, whose amino-acid sequence MTAIEIEYCVPCGMLDRAQDVQHALLEEYGERLDSVALVTGDGGVFEVRADGETVFDKDDDEYDVDAIVESVGESATA is encoded by the coding sequence ATGACGGCAATCGAGATAGAATACTGCGTGCCCTGCGGCATGCTCGACCGCGCACAGGACGTTCAGCACGCCCTGCTCGAAGAGTACGGCGAGCGACTCGACTCGGTCGCGCTGGTGACCGGGGACGGCGGCGTCTTCGAGGTTCGGGCCGACGGCGAGACGGTCTTCGACAAGGACGACGACGAGTACGACGTGGACGCCATCGTCGAGTCGGTCGGCGAGAGCGCCACGGCGTAG
- a CDS encoding tubulin/FtsZ family protein: protein MKLAMIGFGQAGGKIVDKFIEYDDRTGSQAVRSAVAVNTAKADLVGLEYVPEENQVLIGQSRVKGHGVGADNELGAELAEEDIDEVQGAVDNVPVHDIDAFLVVAGLGGGTGSGGAPVLAKYLKRIYTEPVYGLGVLPGRDEGGIYTLNAARSFQTFTREVDNLLVFDNDAWRESGESMGGGYDRINEEIVRRFGILFGAGEVAGSEEVGESVVDSSEVINTLATGGVSTVGYAAEEVENDTGLLSRFKSDDGVDSTHATNRITSLVRKAALGRLTLPCEIESADRSLLVASGPSRYLNRKGIEKGRKWLENQTGSMEVRGGDYPVEDSDHVAGVVLLSGVSDVPRVEELQDVAVETQDNISGIEAESREETTALIEDDDGELDPLF, encoded by the coding sequence GTGAAGCTCGCGATGATCGGCTTCGGACAGGCTGGCGGGAAAATCGTCGACAAGTTCATCGAGTACGACGACCGGACCGGCAGTCAGGCGGTCCGGTCGGCGGTGGCGGTCAACACCGCGAAGGCAGACCTCGTGGGACTGGAGTACGTCCCCGAGGAGAATCAGGTCCTCATCGGGCAGTCGCGCGTGAAGGGTCACGGCGTGGGTGCCGACAACGAACTCGGCGCGGAACTCGCCGAGGAGGACATCGACGAGGTGCAGGGCGCGGTCGACAACGTGCCCGTCCACGACATCGACGCGTTCCTCGTCGTGGCCGGACTCGGCGGCGGGACCGGATCGGGGGGCGCGCCCGTGCTGGCGAAGTACCTCAAGCGCATCTACACCGAGCCCGTCTACGGTCTGGGCGTCCTGCCGGGCCGCGACGAGGGCGGCATCTACACGCTCAACGCCGCGCGGTCGTTCCAGACGTTCACCCGCGAGGTCGACAACCTCCTCGTGTTCGACAACGACGCGTGGCGCGAGTCGGGCGAGAGCATGGGCGGGGGCTACGACCGCATCAACGAGGAAATCGTCCGGCGGTTCGGCATCCTGTTCGGCGCGGGCGAGGTCGCCGGGAGCGAGGAGGTCGGCGAGAGCGTGGTGGATTCGAGCGAGGTCATCAACACCCTCGCGACCGGCGGCGTCTCGACGGTCGGCTACGCCGCCGAGGAGGTCGAGAACGACACCGGCCTGCTCTCGCGGTTCAAGAGCGACGACGGCGTGGACTCGACCCACGCCACCAACCGCATCACCAGCCTCGTCCGGAAGGCGGCGCTCGGGCGGCTCACCCTGCCCTGCGAGATAGAGAGCGCAGACCGGTCGCTGCTCGTCGCGAGCGGCCCCTCGCGGTACCTCAACCGGAAGGGCATCGAGAAGGGCCGCAAGTGGCTGGAGAACCAGACCGGGTCGATGGAGGTCCGGGGCGGCGACTACCCGGTCGAGGACTCGGACCACGTCGCGGGCGTGGTCCTCCTGTCGGGCGTCTCGGACGTGCCCCGAGTGGAGGAGCTCCAAGATGTGGCGGTCGAGACGCAGGACAACATCTCGGGCATCGAGGCCGAGAGTCGGGAGGAGACGACCGCGCTCATCGAGGACGACGACGGCGAACTCGACCCGCTGTTCTGA
- a CDS encoding ArnT family glycosyltransferase: MSERNLARLTSVRIQGFKRDLLWLAPAVLSTLCVFYFYLDSHPYPSFGSGLYMLISERIIEAGYALPETIPYYTDEGVPFAYPPLMFYVVAVIRDVTGLGPIAISRYLPGVVTVAYLVPTYLLARDLLASRPQAAVASLVVAVSPPVLRWHISAGGVVRAPAFLLAVTGIYAGLRLYRDRDSRWVVPSLVLFGLTVLTHPMYTVFFALSYFLLYLQFDRTRWGLTRGMVAGFGGILLAAPWWTQVMAIHGVDVFTGAAGTHGGIGGGVPALAEVTRIDFTSLEVVWQLLPVVGIVYLFRLGRYFLPVWLVAVTLALGKPRFSVFVGAFVVAVFLLEGVWEWLNLDEWSVSRRRLVTVALVGLATVGVAGGAMYASGAMNAHAGSPSQPQFIDREDVAAMNWVERNTASDATFVVQGDAAEWFPQQTRRTMLVGPWGVEWKGSDAYTRQLELYEAVSECNSAQCMSATLAEENVRPDYIYLPKGRFTVRGMEYQRTSQLAMSMHVSPEYQTVYENEGVIVFETMAGEGE, encoded by the coding sequence ATGTCGGAACGGAACCTCGCACGGCTGACGAGCGTACGGATACAGGGTTTCAAGCGCGACCTGCTGTGGCTCGCGCCAGCGGTGCTGTCGACGCTCTGTGTGTTCTACTTCTACCTCGACTCCCACCCCTACCCCTCGTTCGGGTCGGGGCTGTACATGCTCATCTCCGAGCGGATCATCGAGGCCGGGTACGCGCTCCCCGAGACGATTCCGTACTACACCGACGAGGGCGTCCCGTTCGCCTACCCGCCGCTGATGTTCTACGTCGTCGCGGTGATACGCGACGTGACCGGACTCGGGCCCATCGCCATCAGCCGATACCTGCCGGGGGTGGTGACCGTCGCGTACCTCGTGCCGACGTACCTGCTGGCGCGCGACCTGCTGGCGTCCCGGCCACAGGCCGCGGTGGCCAGTCTCGTCGTCGCGGTGAGCCCGCCGGTCCTCCGGTGGCACATCTCCGCGGGCGGGGTGGTCCGGGCCCCCGCGTTCCTGCTGGCGGTCACGGGCATCTACGCCGGACTGCGCCTCTACCGGGACCGCGACTCCCGGTGGGTGGTACCCTCGCTGGTGCTGTTCGGCCTGACGGTCCTGACCCACCCGATGTACACCGTTTTCTTCGCGCTGTCGTACTTCCTGCTGTACCTCCAGTTCGACCGGACGCGCTGGGGGCTCACCCGCGGGATGGTCGCCGGATTCGGCGGCATCCTGCTGGCCGCGCCGTGGTGGACGCAGGTGATGGCGATTCACGGCGTCGACGTGTTCACCGGGGCCGCGGGAACCCACGGCGGAATCGGCGGCGGCGTCCCCGCGCTGGCGGAGGTCACGCGCATAGACTTCACGTCGCTCGAAGTGGTGTGGCAGTTGCTCCCGGTCGTCGGCATCGTCTACCTCTTCAGACTGGGTCGGTACTTCCTCCCGGTCTGGCTGGTCGCGGTGACGCTGGCGCTGGGCAAACCCCGATTTTCGGTGTTCGTCGGCGCGTTCGTCGTCGCGGTCTTCCTGCTGGAGGGCGTCTGGGAGTGGCTGAACCTCGACGAGTGGTCGGTGAGTCGCCGACGGCTCGTGACGGTCGCGCTCGTGGGACTCGCGACCGTCGGTGTGGCGGGCGGCGCGATGTACGCCTCGGGCGCGATGAACGCCCACGCCGGGAGTCCGTCCCAGCCCCAGTTCATCGACCGGGAGGACGTGGCCGCGATGAACTGGGTCGAGCGCAACACCGCCTCCGACGCGACGTTCGTCGTGCAGGGCGACGCCGCCGAGTGGTTCCCCCAGCAGACCCGCCGGACGATGCTCGTCGGGCCGTGGGGCGTCGAGTGGAAAGGGAGCGACGCGTACACCCGACAGCTCGAACTGTACGAGGCCGTCTCGGAGTGCAACAGCGCCCAGTGCATGTCGGCCACGCTCGCTGAGGAGAACGTGCGCCCGGACTACATCTACCTGCCGAAGGGCCGGTTCACGGTCCGGGGGATGGAGTACCAGCGGACGAGCCAGTTGGCGATGTCGATGCACGTCTCGCCCGAGTACCAGACGGTCTACGAGAACGAGGGCGTCATCGTCTTCGAGACGATGGCCGGGGAGGGCGAGTAG
- a CDS encoding ABC transporter permease gives MNIFESVRISWRNIREHKLRSTLTTLGVIIGVAAVITFVTLGASLQQDIISTVAGGNAATMYVTAQSPSDSQVPSLGSSEQAVFTQHDVNQMRQLEGVRYAVPESGIAASSVNYNNSSVARQFVTVTSPDYFRVRDLSFVAGGPFEQGREEVVLNRPAARMFSGGNVSVGDNITFTRAVNGEQLNATVVGIVEGEGSGSVLGFEQGPQPRVYAPTEPYYQRTVYSPAVNARQQVYGRILVTARSPGQVDAVQGQVYNYLGRDSDARSHKPQNYEFKVTTQDQIVNQVKQLTNTFTAYITGIAVISLIVGSIGIANIMLVSVTERTREIGIMKAVGAQSRDVLQLFLLEAVMLGVLGSALGATVGLLGGYLGAEAIGLPLAFQPIWFGAAVLVGIVVGVLAGLYPAWDASKTDPIDALRYE, from the coding sequence ATGAACATCTTCGAGAGCGTTCGGATTAGCTGGCGGAACATCCGCGAGCACAAGCTCCGCTCGACGCTGACCACGCTGGGGGTCATCATCGGCGTCGCGGCGGTCATCACCTTCGTCACACTCGGAGCGAGCCTCCAGCAGGACATCATCAGTACCGTCGCCGGGGGCAACGCCGCGACCATGTACGTGACCGCTCAGTCGCCGAGTGACAGTCAGGTGCCGTCGCTGGGCAGTAGCGAGCAGGCGGTGTTCACCCAACACGACGTGAACCAGATGCGCCAGCTCGAAGGGGTCCGGTACGCGGTGCCCGAGAGCGGCATCGCCGCCTCGTCGGTGAATTACAACAATTCGTCGGTCGCGCGCCAGTTCGTCACCGTGACCTCGCCCGACTACTTCCGGGTTCGGGACCTCTCGTTCGTCGCGGGCGGTCCGTTCGAACAGGGACGAGAGGAGGTGGTGTTGAACCGCCCCGCCGCCCGAATGTTCAGCGGCGGCAACGTCTCGGTGGGCGATAACATCACGTTCACGCGCGCGGTCAACGGCGAGCAACTCAACGCGACGGTCGTCGGCATCGTCGAGGGCGAGGGGTCGGGAAGCGTCCTCGGGTTCGAGCAGGGTCCCCAGCCGCGCGTCTACGCGCCGACCGAGCCCTACTACCAGCGGACGGTGTACAGTCCCGCGGTCAACGCCCGCCAGCAGGTGTACGGCCGGATTCTCGTCACCGCCCGGTCGCCCGGACAGGTCGACGCGGTCCAGGGGCAGGTGTACAACTACCTCGGGCGGGACTCGGACGCCCGGAGTCACAAGCCCCAGAACTACGAGTTCAAGGTCACCACGCAGGACCAGATCGTCAATCAGGTCAAACAGCTCACCAACACGTTCACCGCCTACATCACGGGCATCGCGGTCATCTCGCTCATCGTCGGCTCCATCGGCATCGCCAACATCATGCTGGTGAGCGTGACCGAGCGCACCCGCGAGATAGGCATCATGAAGGCCGTCGGGGCCCAGAGCCGCGACGTGCTCCAGCTGTTCCTGCTGGAGGCGGTGATGCTCGGGGTTCTCGGCTCCGCGCTCGGTGCGACCGTCGGCCTGCTCGGCGGGTACCTCGGCGCGGAAGCCATCGGACTCCCGCTGGCGTTCCAGCCGATCTGGTTCGGTGCCGCGGTGCTGGTGGGAATCGTGGTGGGGGTCCTCGCCGGACTCTATCCGGCGTGGGACGCCTCGAAGACCGACCCCATCGACGCGCTCAGGTACGAGTGA
- a CDS encoding NAD-dependent succinate-semialdehyde dehydrogenase, producing MDRTNPATGESLDPVPDDSEEDVDAALDRAVETFEEWKDVPIRKRQELIANAGEVLRENDDEYAELMTREMGKPIASSYAEVEKCAWVCDYYAERAAEHLQDERIGGESHAETYVTYEPLGPILAVMPWNFPFWQVFRFAAPHVTAGNVGLLKHASNVPGCAQAIQEVFEEAGFPEGAFQSLVVGSDRAEEVIEDDRVVAVTLTGSEAAGRSVAETAGRNLEKSVLELGGSDPFVVLDDADLDSAAETGALARTINSGQSCIAAKRFVVHASVYDEFVEKFVAEMDALAVGDPTDEDTDFGPQAREDLLEDVHEQVQDTLDAGATLELGGEPMDREGFWYPPTVLTDVPRDSRAATEEVFGPAAAVFEVEDDEEAVEVANDHHLGLGASVWTDDLDRGERLAHRLDAGMTFVNQLTKSDPRLPFGGVKDSGYGRELSRHGIREFVNRKTVWVQAAGASEDDVDVVTE from the coding sequence ATGGACAGAACGAACCCCGCCACGGGCGAGTCGCTCGACCCCGTTCCCGACGACTCCGAGGAGGACGTGGACGCCGCGCTCGACCGGGCGGTCGAGACGTTCGAGGAGTGGAAGGACGTTCCCATCCGGAAGCGACAGGAACTCATCGCAAACGCGGGCGAGGTACTCCGGGAGAACGACGACGAGTACGCCGAACTGATGACCCGCGAGATGGGCAAGCCAATCGCGTCGTCGTACGCCGAGGTCGAGAAGTGCGCGTGGGTCTGCGACTACTACGCCGAGCGCGCTGCCGAGCACCTGCAGGACGAGCGAATCGGGGGCGAGAGCCACGCCGAGACGTACGTCACCTACGAACCGCTCGGGCCCATTCTCGCGGTGATGCCGTGGAACTTCCCGTTCTGGCAGGTGTTCAGGTTCGCCGCCCCGCACGTCACCGCGGGCAACGTCGGCCTGCTCAAGCACGCCTCGAACGTACCGGGGTGCGCGCAGGCGATTCAGGAGGTCTTCGAGGAGGCCGGATTCCCCGAGGGGGCCTTCCAGTCGCTCGTCGTCGGCTCCGACCGGGCCGAGGAAGTCATCGAGGACGACCGCGTGGTCGCGGTGACCCTGACCGGCAGCGAGGCCGCGGGCCGGTCGGTGGCCGAGACCGCCGGACGGAACCTCGAGAAGTCGGTGCTCGAACTCGGTGGGTCGGACCCCTTCGTCGTGCTCGACGACGCCGACCTCGATTCGGCCGCCGAGACGGGCGCGCTCGCCCGGACCATCAACTCCGGCCAGTCGTGCATCGCCGCCAAGCGGTTCGTGGTCCACGCAAGCGTCTACGACGAGTTCGTCGAGAAGTTCGTCGCCGAGATGGACGCGCTGGCGGTCGGCGACCCGACCGACGAGGACACCGACTTCGGCCCGCAGGCCCGCGAGGACCTGCTGGAGGACGTTCACGAGCAGGTGCAGGACACCCTCGACGCGGGCGCGACCCTCGAACTCGGGGGCGAGCCGATGGACCGAGAGGGGTTCTGGTACCCGCCGACCGTGCTGACCGACGTGCCCCGCGACTCGCGGGCCGCCACCGAGGAGGTGTTCGGCCCCGCGGCCGCCGTCTTCGAGGTCGAAGACGACGAGGAGGCGGTCGAAGTCGCCAACGACCACCACCTCGGTCTCGGTGCGTCGGTCTGGACCGACGACCTCGACCGCGGCGAGCGCCTCGCCCACCGCCTCGACGCCGGGATGACCTTCGTCAATCAGCTCACCAAGTCCGACCCGCGGCTCCCCTTCGGCGGGGTGAAGGACTCGGGCTACGGTCGAGAACTGTCGAGGCACGGCATCCGGGAGTTCGTGAACAGGAAGACCGTCTGGGTTCAGGCGGCGGGCGCGAGCGAGGACGACGTCGACGTGGTGACCGAGTGA
- a CDS encoding PAS domain-containing protein translates to MDSERPRLVETLDTLDDLGVAGEPVTADELADELGCSREAAAERLDELVEWGDLEAKSVGEDGRVWWRSTDATGLDRARFRSLVQTVDEYAIFMLDTEGDVVTWNPGANRIKGYDADEIIGRHFSTFYIDEAVESGVPDRNLRVAAERGSVEDEGWRVRKDGTRFWANVVITAIRDDDGTLRGFAKVTRDMTDRREREEQLRRERDQTEQLLETSPVAISVRDAEGDVVLANEQTQDLLDTSESDLRDGTRPSGEVDIYDSAGEPVAADDLPAVDVVETGDPVYDRELLVEKSDGERRWYSVNAAPVFGPDGDLERVITAGEDVTEIKRRERELETELGGIFGRISDAFYALDEEYRFTHVNERAEELLQHSEEELLDAKLWDVFPGAAEIDAVRDSFETAMETQEPTSYELYFDELGFWVEANVYPSETGVSVYFRDVSDRIARERELRESERRYRTLAEHFPNGLVTLFDADLRYKLAAGQAFERLDVTPESLEGRTPTEAWGEEVGESLEALCSSALDGDHESVEVSYAGRQWVVHAVPITDADGTVFAGLTMAQDITERKEREQRLERFASVISHGLRNPLEIAQIYLNMAREEGDADDFEQVEDALDRMETIIQNLLTTTVGGQTVTDPDAIGLSSVSERAWQTVETGDATLRTDGDLGEILADAEQLQSALESLFRNSVEHGGDGVEVRVGRLDGGFYVEDDGPGIPPERREEVFEYGYTSASGTGIGLAVVRDIVAAHGWEIAATDAADGGARFEVRGVEGASDADSSASDA, encoded by the coding sequence ATGGATTCCGAGCGGCCGAGGCTCGTCGAGACGCTCGACACCCTCGACGATCTGGGGGTTGCGGGCGAGCCGGTCACGGCCGACGAACTCGCCGACGAACTCGGCTGTTCCCGGGAAGCGGCAGCCGAACGACTCGACGAACTGGTCGAGTGGGGCGACCTAGAGGCCAAGTCGGTCGGCGAGGACGGGCGGGTGTGGTGGCGGTCGACCGACGCCACCGGCCTCGACCGGGCGCGGTTCCGCTCGCTCGTCCAGACGGTCGACGAGTACGCCATCTTCATGCTCGACACCGAGGGGGACGTGGTGACGTGGAACCCGGGCGCGAACCGCATCAAGGGGTACGACGCCGACGAGATAATCGGTCGCCACTTCTCGACCTTCTACATCGACGAGGCCGTCGAATCCGGCGTCCCAGACCGGAACCTCCGGGTCGCCGCCGAGCGGGGGTCGGTCGAGGACGAGGGCTGGCGGGTCCGGAAGGACGGGACGCGGTTCTGGGCCAACGTCGTCATCACCGCTATCCGGGACGACGACGGCACGCTCCGGGGGTTCGCGAAGGTCACGCGCGACATGACCGACAGACGCGAGCGCGAGGAGCAGCTCCGGCGCGAGCGCGACCAGACCGAACAGCTACTCGAGACCTCGCCGGTCGCCATCTCGGTCCGGGACGCCGAGGGCGACGTGGTGCTGGCGAACGAGCAGACTCAGGACCTCCTCGACACCTCCGAGTCCGACCTCCGGGACGGCACGCGGCCGAGCGGCGAGGTGGACATCTACGACTCCGCGGGCGAACCGGTCGCCGCCGACGACCTGCCCGCCGTCGACGTTGTCGAGACCGGCGACCCCGTCTACGACAGGGAACTCCTCGTCGAGAAGTCCGACGGCGAGCGCAGGTGGTACTCGGTGAACGCCGCGCCCGTGTTCGGTCCCGACGGCGACCTCGAACGGGTCATCACCGCGGGCGAGGACGTCACCGAGATCAAGCGACGCGAGCGCGAACTCGAGACCGAACTGGGCGGGATATTCGGTCGAATCTCGGACGCCTTCTACGCGCTCGACGAGGAGTACCGGTTCACGCACGTCAACGAGCGCGCCGAGGAACTGCTCCAGCACTCCGAGGAGGAGCTCCTCGACGCGAAGCTCTGGGACGTGTTCCCGGGGGCGGCCGAGATAGACGCGGTCCGGGACAGCTTCGAGACCGCGATGGAGACCCAAGAGCCGACCAGCTACGAACTCTACTTCGACGAACTCGGCTTCTGGGTCGAGGCCAACGTCTACCCCTCCGAGACCGGCGTGTCGGTCTACTTCCGCGACGTGTCCGACCGGATCGCGCGCGAGCGGGAACTCCGCGAGTCCGAGCGGCGCTACCGGACGCTCGCCGAACACTTCCCGAACGGACTGGTGACGCTGTTCGACGCCGACCTCCGGTACAAGCTCGCGGCGGGCCAGGCGTTCGAGAGACTCGACGTGACTCCCGAGAGCCTCGAAGGCCGGACGCCCACCGAGGCGTGGGGCGAGGAGGTGGGCGAATCGCTCGAAGCCCTGTGCAGTAGCGCGCTCGACGGCGACCACGAATCGGTCGAGGTCTCGTACGCGGGCCGTCAGTGGGTCGTCCACGCGGTCCCGATAACCGACGCCGACGGGACCGTCTTCGCCGGACTGACCATGGCCCAGGACATCACCGAGCGCAAGGAGCGCGAACAGCGACTGGAGCGGTTCGCCAGCGTCATCTCCCACGGCCTCCGGAACCCGCTGGAGATCGCCCAGATATACCTCAACATGGCGCGCGAGGAGGGCGACGCCGACGACTTCGAGCAGGTCGAGGACGCTCTCGACAGGATGGAGACCATCATCCAGAACCTCCTGACGACCACTGTCGGCGGGCAGACGGTGACCGACCCCGACGCAATCGGCCTGTCGTCGGTCAGCGAGCGCGCGTGGCAGACCGTCGAGACGGGCGACGCGACGCTTCGGACCGACGGCGACCTCGGGGAGATACTCGCCGACGCGGAGCAGTTGCAGTCGGCGCTGGAGAGCCTGTTTCGCAACTCGGTCGAACACGGCGGGGACGGCGTCGAGGTACGCGTCGGACGCCTCGACGGGGGGTTCTACGTCGAGGACGACGGGCCGGGAATTCCGCCCGAGCGCCGGGAGGAGGTGTTCGAGTACGGCTACACCTCCGCGAGCGGGACCGGAATCGGACTCGCAGTGGTCCGGGACATCGTCGCGGCCCACGGCTGGGAGATAGCCGCGACCGACGCGGCCGACGGGGGTGCTCGCTTCGAGGTTCGAGGCGTCGAGGGGGCGTCCGACGCCGACTCGTCGGCGTCGGACGCCTAG